In a single window of the Anabas testudineus chromosome 17, fAnaTes1.2, whole genome shotgun sequence genome:
- the mfn1a gene encoding mitofusin-1 isoform X1, with amino-acid sequence MDVVDPSPLRRFVVAKRSITSIFDQLLDFVKDGFTFVDEVWRSDDLGQVAVEEQTLEMQSCATKLSTIREVLVRRHMKVAFFGRTSNGKSTVINAMLRDRVLPSGIGHTTNCFLRVEGTEADEAYLTTEASNERRSVSTVNQLAHALHMDPTLDSGSLVKVFWPKSRCALLRDDLVLMDSPGTDVTLQLDSWIDKFCLDADVFVLVGNAESTLMNTEKLFFHKVSERISKPNIFILHNRWDASVTEPEYIEEVRKQHLDRCVSFLAEELKVVGLEEAAGRIFFVSAKEVLSSRMQRAQGMPETGETGGALAEGFHDRLREFQMFERTFEEFISQSAVKTKFEQHTVRAWQITEAIKAVMDAINIASADRKICCLEEREEQRDQLDFVRGQINRLSDNVRERIKTLTDDVAAKVASALSDQIRSLPVLVDEFRADFSPTQETLQLYKTKLLLHVEERMVGCLSHRCSVSVLRDIRDAQRHMIDSVRPLLSLSVQEQLSAPSTSFELTYDLGLAALCADFRENIEFQFSLGWTALVTRFIGAANAKRALCSSDSRLQEASTFKDEMVVSIATGLVYVTSRASMMVLVIGGVVCRCSFRCVLVPSGVFLFLQVCSCSFRCVVVPSGVFLFLQVCSCSFRCVVVPSGVSLFLQVCSCSFRCVVVPSGVSLFLQVCSCSFRCVVVPSGVSLFLQVCRSVGWRLIALSVSLYGLLYLYEKLTWTDASRERALKQQFVEHASQRLRAVVPVTSSACGQQVCKELSSTFSRLSQRVDLSEAELEGNIRQLSFRIQRLENIQRRSKAFRNRSTELETQLEAFSVQYLQGN; translated from the exons ATGGATGTCGTGGATCCGTCTCCTTTGCGGCGTTTCGTCGTAGCGAAGCGATCGATCACCTCCATCTTTGATCAGCTGCTGGACTTCGTGAAGGACGGCTTCACCTTCGTGGACg AGGTGTGGCGGAGCGACGACCTGGGTCAGGTGGCCGTGGAGGAGCAGACTCTGGAGATGCAGAGCTGCGCCACCAAGCTGTCGACCATCAGAGAGGTTCTGGTCCGGAGACACATGAAGGTGGCGTTTTTTGGCAG GACCAGTAACGGGAAGAGCACGGTGATCAACGCCATGCTGAGAGATCGAGTGCTGCCCAGCGGCATCGGACACACCACCAACTGCTTCCTGAGGGTGGAGGGAACTGAAGCAGACGAGGCGTACCTCACCACCGAGGCGTCCAATGAGAGGAGGAGCGTCTCT acGGTGAACCAGCTGGCTCACGCTCTCCACATGGATCCCACTCTGGACTCTGGGAGTCTGGTGAAAGTGTTCTGGCCTAAAAGTCGCTGCGCTCTGCTGAGAGACGACCTGGTGCTCATGGACAG CCCTGGCACCGACGTCACTCTGCAGCTGGACAGCTGGATCGATAAGTTCTGTCTGGACGCCGATGTCTTCGTCCTGGTGGGAAATGCAGAGTCGACGCTGATGAACACG gaGAAACTCTTCTTCCACAAAGTCAGTGAGAGAATTTCCAAACCGAACATCTTCATCCTCCACAACAGATGGGACGCCTCGGTGACTGAGCCTGAATACATCGAGGAG GTGAGGAAGCAGCACCTGGACCGCTGTGTGAGCTTCCTGGCTGAGGAGCTAAAGGTGGTGGGTCTGGAAGAGGCTGCGGGGAGGATCTTCTTCGTCTCGGCCAAAGAGGTTCTGAGCTCCAGGATGCAGCGAGCGCAGGGCATGCCcgagacaggtgagacag GTGGCGCTCTGGCCGAAGGTTTCCACGACAGACTGAGAGAGTTCCAGATGTTTGAGAGAACGTTTGAG GAGTTTATCTCCCAGTCTGCCGTGAAGACCAAGTTCGAGCAGCACACAGTGAGAGCGTGGCAGATCACTGAGGCCATCAAGGCCGTGATGGACGCCATCAACATCGCCTCCGCTGACAGGAA GATCTGCTGCCTGGAGGAGCGCGAGGAGCAGAGGGACCAGCTGGACTTTGTTCGAGGGCAGATTAACCGTCTGAGCGACAACGTGAGAGAGCGGATCAAGACTCTGACGGACGACGTCGCTGCCAAg GTGGCCTCCGCTCTCTCAGACCAGATCCGGTCTCTTCCGGTCCTGGTGGACGAGTTCAGAGCCGACTTCAGCCCGACACAGGAAACTCTGCAGCTCTACAAAACT aagctgctgctgcacgtGGAGGAGAGGATGGTCGGCTGCTTGTCTCATCGCTGCTCCGTCAGCGTCCTCAGAGACATCAGAGACGCCCAGAGACACATGATCG ACAGCGTCCgtcctctgctgtctctgtccGTCCAGGAGCAGCTCTCTGCTCCTTCTACCTCCTTTGAGTTGACCTATGACCTCGGCCTCGCCGCCCTCTGTGCAGATTTCCGGGAGAACATCGAGTTCCAGTTTTCTTTGGGCTGGACCGCCCTCGTCACCCGCTTCATCGGTGCGGCCAACGCCAAGCGGGCGCTGTGCAGCTCCGACTCCAGACTGCAG GAAGCCTCCACCTTTAAGGACGAGATGGTggtttccatagcaacaggTCTGGTCTACGTCACCTCCCGAGCGTCCATGATGGTTCTGGTGATCGGAGGAGTG GTGTGTCGTTGTTCCTTCAGGTGTGTCCTTGTTCCTTCAGGTGTGTTCTTGTTCCTTCAGGTGTGTTCTTGTTCCTTCAGGTGTGTCGTTGTTCCTTCAGGTGTGTTCTTGTTCCTTCAGGTGTGTTCTTGTTCCTTCAGGTGTGTCGTTGTTCCTTCAGGTGTGTCCTTGTTCCTTCAGGTGTGTTCTTGTTCCTTCAGGTGTGTCGTTGTTCCTTCAGGTGTGTCCTTGTTCCTTCAGGTGTGTTCTTGTTCCTTCAGGTGTGTCGTTGTTCCTTCAGGTGTGTCCTTGTTCCTTCAGGTGTGTCGTTCGGTGGGCTGGCGTCTCATTGcgctctctgtgtctctctacGGACTCCTCTACCTGTACGAGAAACTCACCTGGACCGACGCCAGCAGGGAGCGCGCactgaagcagcagtttgtggaGCACGCCTCCCAGCGCCTGAGAGCTGTCGTCCCCGTCACCAGCTCTGCCTGCGGACAGCAGGTGTGCAA GGAGCTGTCGTCCACGTTCAGCCGTCTGAGCCAGAGAGTGGATCTGAGTGAAGCTGAGCTGGAGGGAAACATCCGGCAGCTGAGCTTCAGGATCCAGAGGCTGGAGAACATCCAGAGGCGGTCCAAGGCCTTCAG GAACAGATCCACAGAGCTGGAGACTCAGCTGGAGGCGTTCTCTGTTCAGTACCTGCAGGGAAACTGA
- the mfn1a gene encoding mitofusin-1 isoform X3, giving the protein MDVVDPSPLRRFVVAKRSITSIFDQLLDFVKDGFTFVDEVWRSDDLGQVAVEEQTLEMQSCATKLSTIREVLVRRHMKVAFFGRTSNGKSTVINAMLRDRVLPSGIGHTTNCFLRVEGTEADEAYLTTEASNERRSVSTVNQLAHALHMDPTLDSGSLVKVFWPKSRCALLRDDLVLMDSPGTDVTLQLDSWIDKFCLDADVFVLVGNAESTLMNTEKLFFHKVSERISKPNIFILHNRWDASVTEPEYIEEVRKQHLDRCVSFLAEELKVVGLEEAAGRIFFVSAKEVLSSRMQRAQGMPETGETGGALAEGFHDRLREFQMFERTFEEFISQSAVKTKFEQHTVRAWQITEAIKAVMDAINIASADRKICCLEEREEQRDQLDFVRGQINRLSDNVRERIKTLTDDVAAKVASALSDQIRSLPVLVDEFRADFSPTQETLQLYKTKLLLHVEERMVGCLSHRCSVSVLRDIRDAQRHMIDSVRPLLSLSVQEQLSAPSTSFELTYDLGLAALCADFRENIEFQFSLGWTALVTRFIGAANAKRALCSSDSRLQEASTFKDEMVVSIATGLVYVTSRASMMVLVIGGVVRPAKLETLLGDTNVRCVVVPSGVSLFLQVCRSVGWRLIALSVSLYGLLYLYEKLTWTDASRERALKQQFVEHASQRLRAVVPVTSSACGQQVCKELSSTFSRLSQRVDLSEAELEGNIRQLSFRIQRLENIQRRSKAFRNRSTELETQLEAFSVQYLQGN; this is encoded by the exons ATGGATGTCGTGGATCCGTCTCCTTTGCGGCGTTTCGTCGTAGCGAAGCGATCGATCACCTCCATCTTTGATCAGCTGCTGGACTTCGTGAAGGACGGCTTCACCTTCGTGGACg AGGTGTGGCGGAGCGACGACCTGGGTCAGGTGGCCGTGGAGGAGCAGACTCTGGAGATGCAGAGCTGCGCCACCAAGCTGTCGACCATCAGAGAGGTTCTGGTCCGGAGACACATGAAGGTGGCGTTTTTTGGCAG GACCAGTAACGGGAAGAGCACGGTGATCAACGCCATGCTGAGAGATCGAGTGCTGCCCAGCGGCATCGGACACACCACCAACTGCTTCCTGAGGGTGGAGGGAACTGAAGCAGACGAGGCGTACCTCACCACCGAGGCGTCCAATGAGAGGAGGAGCGTCTCT acGGTGAACCAGCTGGCTCACGCTCTCCACATGGATCCCACTCTGGACTCTGGGAGTCTGGTGAAAGTGTTCTGGCCTAAAAGTCGCTGCGCTCTGCTGAGAGACGACCTGGTGCTCATGGACAG CCCTGGCACCGACGTCACTCTGCAGCTGGACAGCTGGATCGATAAGTTCTGTCTGGACGCCGATGTCTTCGTCCTGGTGGGAAATGCAGAGTCGACGCTGATGAACACG gaGAAACTCTTCTTCCACAAAGTCAGTGAGAGAATTTCCAAACCGAACATCTTCATCCTCCACAACAGATGGGACGCCTCGGTGACTGAGCCTGAATACATCGAGGAG GTGAGGAAGCAGCACCTGGACCGCTGTGTGAGCTTCCTGGCTGAGGAGCTAAAGGTGGTGGGTCTGGAAGAGGCTGCGGGGAGGATCTTCTTCGTCTCGGCCAAAGAGGTTCTGAGCTCCAGGATGCAGCGAGCGCAGGGCATGCCcgagacaggtgagacag GTGGCGCTCTGGCCGAAGGTTTCCACGACAGACTGAGAGAGTTCCAGATGTTTGAGAGAACGTTTGAG GAGTTTATCTCCCAGTCTGCCGTGAAGACCAAGTTCGAGCAGCACACAGTGAGAGCGTGGCAGATCACTGAGGCCATCAAGGCCGTGATGGACGCCATCAACATCGCCTCCGCTGACAGGAA GATCTGCTGCCTGGAGGAGCGCGAGGAGCAGAGGGACCAGCTGGACTTTGTTCGAGGGCAGATTAACCGTCTGAGCGACAACGTGAGAGAGCGGATCAAGACTCTGACGGACGACGTCGCTGCCAAg GTGGCCTCCGCTCTCTCAGACCAGATCCGGTCTCTTCCGGTCCTGGTGGACGAGTTCAGAGCCGACTTCAGCCCGACACAGGAAACTCTGCAGCTCTACAAAACT aagctgctgctgcacgtGGAGGAGAGGATGGTCGGCTGCTTGTCTCATCGCTGCTCCGTCAGCGTCCTCAGAGACATCAGAGACGCCCAGAGACACATGATCG ACAGCGTCCgtcctctgctgtctctgtccGTCCAGGAGCAGCTCTCTGCTCCTTCTACCTCCTTTGAGTTGACCTATGACCTCGGCCTCGCCGCCCTCTGTGCAGATTTCCGGGAGAACATCGAGTTCCAGTTTTCTTTGGGCTGGACCGCCCTCGTCACCCGCTTCATCGGTGCGGCCAACGCCAAGCGGGCGCTGTGCAGCTCCGACTCCAGACTGCAG GAAGCCTCCACCTTTAAGGACGAGATGGTggtttccatagcaacaggTCTGGTCTACGTCACCTCCCGAGCGTCCATGATGGTTCTGGTGATCGGAGGAGTGGTACGTCCTGCAAAGTTAGAGACTTTACTGGGAGACACAAACGTAAG GTGTGTCGTTGTTCCTTCAGGTGTGTCCTTGTTCCTTCAGGTGTGTCGTTCGGTGGGCTGGCGTCTCATTGcgctctctgtgtctctctacGGACTCCTCTACCTGTACGAGAAACTCACCTGGACCGACGCCAGCAGGGAGCGCGCactgaagcagcagtttgtggaGCACGCCTCCCAGCGCCTGAGAGCTGTCGTCCCCGTCACCAGCTCTGCCTGCGGACAGCAGGTGTGCAA GGAGCTGTCGTCCACGTTCAGCCGTCTGAGCCAGAGAGTGGATCTGAGTGAAGCTGAGCTGGAGGGAAACATCCGGCAGCTGAGCTTCAGGATCCAGAGGCTGGAGAACATCCAGAGGCGGTCCAAGGCCTTCAG GAACAGATCCACAGAGCTGGAGACTCAGCTGGAGGCGTTCTCTGTTCAGTACCTGCAGGGAAACTGA
- the mfn1a gene encoding mitofusin-1 isoform X4 gives MDVVDPSPLRRFVVAKRSITSIFDQLLDFVKDGFTFVDEVWRSDDLGQVAVEEQTLEMQSCATKLSTIREVLVRRHMKVAFFGRTSNGKSTVINAMLRDRVLPSGIGHTTNCFLRVEGTEADEAYLTTEASNERRSVSTVNQLAHALHMDPTLDSGSLVKVFWPKSRCALLRDDLVLMDSPGTDVTLQLDSWIDKFCLDADVFVLVGNAESTLMNTEKLFFHKVSERISKPNIFILHNRWDASVTEPEYIEEVRKQHLDRCVSFLAEELKVVGLEEAAGRIFFVSAKEVLSSRMQRAQGMPETGETGGALAEGFHDRLREFQMFERTFEEFISQSAVKTKFEQHTVRAWQITEAIKAVMDAINIASADRKICCLEEREEQRDQLDFVRGQINRLSDNVRERIKTLTDDVAAKVASALSDQIRSLPVLVDEFRADFSPTQETLQLYKTKLLLHVEERMVGCLSHRCSVSVLRDIRDAQRHMIDSVRPLLSLSVQEQLSAPSTSFELTYDLGLAALCADFRENIEFQFSLGWTALVTRFIGAANAKRALCSSDSRLQEASTFKDEMVVSIATGLVYVTSRASMMVLVIGGVVCRSVGWRLIALSVSLYGLLYLYEKLTWTDASRERALKQQFVEHASQRLRAVVPVTSSACGQQVCKELSSTFSRLSQRVDLSEAELEGNIRQLSFRIQRLENIQRRSKAFRNRSTELETQLEAFSVQYLQGN, from the exons ATGGATGTCGTGGATCCGTCTCCTTTGCGGCGTTTCGTCGTAGCGAAGCGATCGATCACCTCCATCTTTGATCAGCTGCTGGACTTCGTGAAGGACGGCTTCACCTTCGTGGACg AGGTGTGGCGGAGCGACGACCTGGGTCAGGTGGCCGTGGAGGAGCAGACTCTGGAGATGCAGAGCTGCGCCACCAAGCTGTCGACCATCAGAGAGGTTCTGGTCCGGAGACACATGAAGGTGGCGTTTTTTGGCAG GACCAGTAACGGGAAGAGCACGGTGATCAACGCCATGCTGAGAGATCGAGTGCTGCCCAGCGGCATCGGACACACCACCAACTGCTTCCTGAGGGTGGAGGGAACTGAAGCAGACGAGGCGTACCTCACCACCGAGGCGTCCAATGAGAGGAGGAGCGTCTCT acGGTGAACCAGCTGGCTCACGCTCTCCACATGGATCCCACTCTGGACTCTGGGAGTCTGGTGAAAGTGTTCTGGCCTAAAAGTCGCTGCGCTCTGCTGAGAGACGACCTGGTGCTCATGGACAG CCCTGGCACCGACGTCACTCTGCAGCTGGACAGCTGGATCGATAAGTTCTGTCTGGACGCCGATGTCTTCGTCCTGGTGGGAAATGCAGAGTCGACGCTGATGAACACG gaGAAACTCTTCTTCCACAAAGTCAGTGAGAGAATTTCCAAACCGAACATCTTCATCCTCCACAACAGATGGGACGCCTCGGTGACTGAGCCTGAATACATCGAGGAG GTGAGGAAGCAGCACCTGGACCGCTGTGTGAGCTTCCTGGCTGAGGAGCTAAAGGTGGTGGGTCTGGAAGAGGCTGCGGGGAGGATCTTCTTCGTCTCGGCCAAAGAGGTTCTGAGCTCCAGGATGCAGCGAGCGCAGGGCATGCCcgagacaggtgagacag GTGGCGCTCTGGCCGAAGGTTTCCACGACAGACTGAGAGAGTTCCAGATGTTTGAGAGAACGTTTGAG GAGTTTATCTCCCAGTCTGCCGTGAAGACCAAGTTCGAGCAGCACACAGTGAGAGCGTGGCAGATCACTGAGGCCATCAAGGCCGTGATGGACGCCATCAACATCGCCTCCGCTGACAGGAA GATCTGCTGCCTGGAGGAGCGCGAGGAGCAGAGGGACCAGCTGGACTTTGTTCGAGGGCAGATTAACCGTCTGAGCGACAACGTGAGAGAGCGGATCAAGACTCTGACGGACGACGTCGCTGCCAAg GTGGCCTCCGCTCTCTCAGACCAGATCCGGTCTCTTCCGGTCCTGGTGGACGAGTTCAGAGCCGACTTCAGCCCGACACAGGAAACTCTGCAGCTCTACAAAACT aagctgctgctgcacgtGGAGGAGAGGATGGTCGGCTGCTTGTCTCATCGCTGCTCCGTCAGCGTCCTCAGAGACATCAGAGACGCCCAGAGACACATGATCG ACAGCGTCCgtcctctgctgtctctgtccGTCCAGGAGCAGCTCTCTGCTCCTTCTACCTCCTTTGAGTTGACCTATGACCTCGGCCTCGCCGCCCTCTGTGCAGATTTCCGGGAGAACATCGAGTTCCAGTTTTCTTTGGGCTGGACCGCCCTCGTCACCCGCTTCATCGGTGCGGCCAACGCCAAGCGGGCGCTGTGCAGCTCCGACTCCAGACTGCAG GAAGCCTCCACCTTTAAGGACGAGATGGTggtttccatagcaacaggTCTGGTCTACGTCACCTCCCGAGCGTCCATGATGGTTCTGGTGATCGGAGGAGTG GTGTGTCGTTCGGTGGGCTGGCGTCTCATTGcgctctctgtgtctctctacGGACTCCTCTACCTGTACGAGAAACTCACCTGGACCGACGCCAGCAGGGAGCGCGCactgaagcagcagtttgtggaGCACGCCTCCCAGCGCCTGAGAGCTGTCGTCCCCGTCACCAGCTCTGCCTGCGGACAGCAGGTGTGCAA GGAGCTGTCGTCCACGTTCAGCCGTCTGAGCCAGAGAGTGGATCTGAGTGAAGCTGAGCTGGAGGGAAACATCCGGCAGCTGAGCTTCAGGATCCAGAGGCTGGAGAACATCCAGAGGCGGTCCAAGGCCTTCAG GAACAGATCCACAGAGCTGGAGACTCAGCTGGAGGCGTTCTCTGTTCAGTACCTGCAGGGAAACTGA
- the mfn1a gene encoding mitofusin-1 isoform X2 — MDVVDPSPLRRFVVAKRSITSIFDQLLDFVKDGFTFVDEVWRSDDLGQVAVEEQTLEMQSCATKLSTIREVLVRRHMKVAFFGRTSNGKSTVINAMLRDRVLPSGIGHTTNCFLRVEGTEADEAYLTTEASNERRSVSTVNQLAHALHMDPTLDSGSLVKVFWPKSRCALLRDDLVLMDSPGTDVTLQLDSWIDKFCLDADVFVLVGNAESTLMNTEKLFFHKVSERISKPNIFILHNRWDASVTEPEYIEEVRKQHLDRCVSFLAEELKVVGLEEAAGRIFFVSAKEVLSSRMQRAQGMPETGGALAEGFHDRLREFQMFERTFEEFISQSAVKTKFEQHTVRAWQITEAIKAVMDAINIASADRKICCLEEREEQRDQLDFVRGQINRLSDNVRERIKTLTDDVAAKVASALSDQIRSLPVLVDEFRADFSPTQETLQLYKTKLLLHVEERMVGCLSHRCSVSVLRDIRDAQRHMIDSVRPLLSLSVQEQLSAPSTSFELTYDLGLAALCADFRENIEFQFSLGWTALVTRFIGAANAKRALCSSDSRLQEASTFKDEMVVSIATGLVYVTSRASMMVLVIGGVVCRCSFRCVLVPSGVFLFLQVCSCSFRCVVVPSGVFLFLQVCSCSFRCVVVPSGVSLFLQVCSCSFRCVVVPSGVSLFLQVCSCSFRCVVVPSGVSLFLQVCRSVGWRLIALSVSLYGLLYLYEKLTWTDASRERALKQQFVEHASQRLRAVVPVTSSACGQQVCKELSSTFSRLSQRVDLSEAELEGNIRQLSFRIQRLENIQRRSKAFRNRSTELETQLEAFSVQYLQGN; from the exons ATGGATGTCGTGGATCCGTCTCCTTTGCGGCGTTTCGTCGTAGCGAAGCGATCGATCACCTCCATCTTTGATCAGCTGCTGGACTTCGTGAAGGACGGCTTCACCTTCGTGGACg AGGTGTGGCGGAGCGACGACCTGGGTCAGGTGGCCGTGGAGGAGCAGACTCTGGAGATGCAGAGCTGCGCCACCAAGCTGTCGACCATCAGAGAGGTTCTGGTCCGGAGACACATGAAGGTGGCGTTTTTTGGCAG GACCAGTAACGGGAAGAGCACGGTGATCAACGCCATGCTGAGAGATCGAGTGCTGCCCAGCGGCATCGGACACACCACCAACTGCTTCCTGAGGGTGGAGGGAACTGAAGCAGACGAGGCGTACCTCACCACCGAGGCGTCCAATGAGAGGAGGAGCGTCTCT acGGTGAACCAGCTGGCTCACGCTCTCCACATGGATCCCACTCTGGACTCTGGGAGTCTGGTGAAAGTGTTCTGGCCTAAAAGTCGCTGCGCTCTGCTGAGAGACGACCTGGTGCTCATGGACAG CCCTGGCACCGACGTCACTCTGCAGCTGGACAGCTGGATCGATAAGTTCTGTCTGGACGCCGATGTCTTCGTCCTGGTGGGAAATGCAGAGTCGACGCTGATGAACACG gaGAAACTCTTCTTCCACAAAGTCAGTGAGAGAATTTCCAAACCGAACATCTTCATCCTCCACAACAGATGGGACGCCTCGGTGACTGAGCCTGAATACATCGAGGAG GTGAGGAAGCAGCACCTGGACCGCTGTGTGAGCTTCCTGGCTGAGGAGCTAAAGGTGGTGGGTCTGGAAGAGGCTGCGGGGAGGATCTTCTTCGTCTCGGCCAAAGAGGTTCTGAGCTCCAGGATGCAGCGAGCGCAGGGCATGCCcgagacag GTGGCGCTCTGGCCGAAGGTTTCCACGACAGACTGAGAGAGTTCCAGATGTTTGAGAGAACGTTTGAG GAGTTTATCTCCCAGTCTGCCGTGAAGACCAAGTTCGAGCAGCACACAGTGAGAGCGTGGCAGATCACTGAGGCCATCAAGGCCGTGATGGACGCCATCAACATCGCCTCCGCTGACAGGAA GATCTGCTGCCTGGAGGAGCGCGAGGAGCAGAGGGACCAGCTGGACTTTGTTCGAGGGCAGATTAACCGTCTGAGCGACAACGTGAGAGAGCGGATCAAGACTCTGACGGACGACGTCGCTGCCAAg GTGGCCTCCGCTCTCTCAGACCAGATCCGGTCTCTTCCGGTCCTGGTGGACGAGTTCAGAGCCGACTTCAGCCCGACACAGGAAACTCTGCAGCTCTACAAAACT aagctgctgctgcacgtGGAGGAGAGGATGGTCGGCTGCTTGTCTCATCGCTGCTCCGTCAGCGTCCTCAGAGACATCAGAGACGCCCAGAGACACATGATCG ACAGCGTCCgtcctctgctgtctctgtccGTCCAGGAGCAGCTCTCTGCTCCTTCTACCTCCTTTGAGTTGACCTATGACCTCGGCCTCGCCGCCCTCTGTGCAGATTTCCGGGAGAACATCGAGTTCCAGTTTTCTTTGGGCTGGACCGCCCTCGTCACCCGCTTCATCGGTGCGGCCAACGCCAAGCGGGCGCTGTGCAGCTCCGACTCCAGACTGCAG GAAGCCTCCACCTTTAAGGACGAGATGGTggtttccatagcaacaggTCTGGTCTACGTCACCTCCCGAGCGTCCATGATGGTTCTGGTGATCGGAGGAGTG GTGTGTCGTTGTTCCTTCAGGTGTGTCCTTGTTCCTTCAGGTGTGTTCTTGTTCCTTCAGGTGTGTTCTTGTTCCTTCAGGTGTGTCGTTGTTCCTTCAGGTGTGTTCTTGTTCCTTCAGGTGTGTTCTTGTTCCTTCAGGTGTGTCGTTGTTCCTTCAGGTGTGTCCTTGTTCCTTCAGGTGTGTTCTTGTTCCTTCAGGTGTGTCGTTGTTCCTTCAGGTGTGTCCTTGTTCCTTCAGGTGTGTTCTTGTTCCTTCAGGTGTGTCGTTGTTCCTTCAGGTGTGTCCTTGTTCCTTCAGGTGTGTCGTTCGGTGGGCTGGCGTCTCATTGcgctctctgtgtctctctacGGACTCCTCTACCTGTACGAGAAACTCACCTGGACCGACGCCAGCAGGGAGCGCGCactgaagcagcagtttgtggaGCACGCCTCCCAGCGCCTGAGAGCTGTCGTCCCCGTCACCAGCTCTGCCTGCGGACAGCAGGTGTGCAA GGAGCTGTCGTCCACGTTCAGCCGTCTGAGCCAGAGAGTGGATCTGAGTGAAGCTGAGCTGGAGGGAAACATCCGGCAGCTGAGCTTCAGGATCCAGAGGCTGGAGAACATCCAGAGGCGGTCCAAGGCCTTCAG GAACAGATCCACAGAGCTGGAGACTCAGCTGGAGGCGTTCTCTGTTCAGTACCTGCAGGGAAACTGA